One Tolypothrix bouteillei VB521301 DNA window includes the following coding sequences:
- a CDS encoding HAMP domain-containing protein, translated as MVAEQLTTKENDNLDLRQLLKILSAVKKGDFSARMPIDRTGIAGKIADALNEVIEQNERLTEELQRISNIVGKEGKITERATLGNVRGSWSACVDSVNTLITDLVQPTAETARVIRAVANGDLSQTIAPEIEGRPLKGEFLQTAQMVNTMVGQLNSFASEVTRVAREVGTEGKLGVQAEVPGVAGTWKDLTDSVNLMAGNLTAQVRNIAEVTTAVANGDLSKKITVDVKGEILELKNTINTMVDQLNSFASEVTRVAREVGIEGKLGVLAEVKGVAGTWKDLTESVNMMAGNLTAQVRNIAEVTTAVANGDLSKKITVNVKGEILELKNTVNIMVDQLNSFASEVTRVAREVGAEGKLGGQAQVPGVAGTWKDLTDSVNFMAGSLTAQVRNIAEVTTAVANGDLSKKITVDVKGEILELKNTINTMVDQLNSFASEVTRVAREVGTEGKLGVQAEVQGVAGTWKDLTDSVNMMAGNLTGQVRNIAEVATAIANGDLSKKITVDVKGEIFELKNTINIMVDQLSSFASEVTRVAREVGSEGKLGVQADVRGVAGTWKDLTDSVNFMAGSLTAQVRNIAEVTTAVANGDLSKKITVDVRGEILELKNTINTMVDQLNSFAGEVTRVAREVGAEGKLGVQAEVKGVAGTWKDLTDSVNFMAGNLTAQVRNIAEVTTAVANGDLSKKITVDVKGEILELKNTINIMVDQLSSFASEVTRVAREVGTEGKLGVQAEVKGVAGTWKDLTGAVNMMAGNLTDQVRNIAEVATAIANGDLSKKITVQVKGEILELKNTMNIMVDQLNSFASEVTRVAREVGSEGKLGVQADVRGVAGTWKDLTDSVNFMAGSLTAQVRNIAAVTTAVANGDLSKKITVDVKGEILELKNTINTMVDQLNSFASEVTRVAREVGTEGKLGVQAQVPGVAGTWKDLTDSVNSMAGSLTSQVRNIAEVTTAVANGDLSKKITVDVKGEILELKNTINTMVDQLNSFASEVTRVAREVGTEGKLGVQAYVKGVAGTWKDLTDNVNLMAGNLTAQVRNIAEVTKAVANGDLSKKITVDVRGEILDLKNTINTMVDQLSSFASEVTRVAREVGTEGKLGGQAQVTGVAGTWKDLTDNVNSMAGNLTAQVRGIARVVTAVANGDLKRKLMLDAKGEIETLAETINEMIDTLATFANQVTTVAREVGIEGKLGGQAKVPGAAGTWKDLTDNVNELAATLTTQLRAIAEVATAVTKGDLTRSISVEALGEVAILKDNINQMIANLRETTQKNTEQDWLKTNLAKFTRMLQGQRDLETVSKLILSELAPLVGASHGVFYIMESLEDNPFLKLLSSYAYRERKHLANRFLLGEGLVGQCALEKERILLTEIPFDYIKIGSGLGEAAPLNVVVLPVLFEGQVTAVIELASFRRFSEIHLTFFDQLTESIAIVLNTIAASMRTEELLKQSQSLAQELQAQQNELRETNKRLEQQALTLKASEELLKKQQEELQQTNAELEEKAELLALQNKEVERKNQEIEYARRSLEEKAEQLALSSKYKSEFLANMSHELRTPLNSLLILAKLLSDNVGGNLTDKQVEYSRTIFSSGNDLLALINDILDLAKIESGTMSIDIDQMLFTELHQHIERTFRQIAADKNLSFYIELAADLPRSIHTDAKRLQQVLKNLLANAFKFTERGEIRLRMFVATQGWTHDHETLNRAQTVIGFAVSDTGIGIANEKQKIIFEAFQQADGTTSRKYGGTGLGLSISREITRLLGGEIKLVSRLGEGSTFTLYLPQARGYEDTLIRRHGETISLPSLPGTSGRSHSSAQSDSSQNSPTPSPTVQPSSPTTAQPLSANSSAPWELPHIPTPTSTLSSSLNSHSFPPANSPIANALIDDRGNIEEGDRLLLIIEDDLNFGRILLDLARQQGFKCIVASNGSTGLSLAQQFQPAAIILDIRLPGMDGWTVLDRLKHDLKTRHIPVHIMTVEEGRQRGLQLGAIAYLQKPVSSEALHRALNKIKGFVERRVKSLLVVEDDDTQRHSIVELIGNSDVATTAVKTGTQALEAVRNKNFDCLVLDLGLPDMTGFELIEKIKQHPNGEALPIIVYTARELTRAEETQLRRLAETIIVKDVRSPERLLDETALFLHRVQAELPAPTQQILEKLQSSDPVLVTKKVLIIDDDVRNIFALTSMLERYQMQVLYAENGKDGIDLLQRTPDIDVVLMDVMMPGMDGYETTRLIRQDSKFKSLPIVALTAKAMQGDREKCIEAGASDYITKPVDTEQLLSLLRVWLYR; from the coding sequence ATGGTTGCGGAACAGTTAACAACTAAAGAAAACGATAATTTAGATTTAAGACAGCTATTGAAAATACTCTCAGCTGTGAAAAAAGGGGACTTTTCTGCTCGTATGCCCATAGATCGGACGGGTATAGCAGGGAAAATAGCTGACGCTCTCAATGAGGTGATCGAACAAAACGAGCGGTTAACAGAAGAACTACAACGCATTAGTAATATTGTTGGTAAAGAAGGTAAAATTACCGAGCGAGCGACTCTTGGGAATGTACGGGGTTCCTGGTCAGCTTGTGTTGATTCTGTCAACACTCTCATCACGGATTTAGTTCAGCCAACGGCAGAAACAGCACGCGTGATCCGGGCTGTAGCGAATGGTGACTTATCCCAAACGATTGCACCAGAAATTGAAGGTAGACCCCTCAAAGGAGAGTTTTTACAAACCGCTCAAATGGTTAATACCATGGTGGGGCAGTTAAACTCTTTTGCTTCTGAGGTAACGCGGGTAGCCCGTGAGGTCGGTACTGAAGGGAAATTGGGGGTACAAGCAGAAGTTCCGGGGGTGGCTGGAACTTGGAAGGACTTAACCGATAGTGTGAATTTAATGGCAGGTAATTTGACTGCCCAAGTCCGTAATATTGCTGAAGTGACGACAGCAGTGGCAAATGGTGACCTGTCTAAGAAAATTACTGTTGATGTCAAAGGAGAAATTTTAGAACTCAAGAACACCATCAATACGATGGTAGACCAACTTAATTCCTTTGCTTCTGAGGTGACGCGAGTCGCACGAGAGGTGGGTATTGAAGGAAAACTCGGTGTTCTTGCAGAAGTCAAAGGTGTTGCGGGGACTTGGAAAGATTTAACAGAGTCGGTCAATATGATGGCGGGGAACTTAACCGCCCAAGTACGTAATATTGCGGAAGTGACAACGGCGGTAGCAAACGGTGACCTGTCTAAGAAAATCACTGTTAACGTGAAAGGGGAAATTTTAGAGTTGAAGAACACGGTCAACATCATGGTGGACCAACTCAACTCTTTTGCGTCGGAGGTAACCAGGGTTGCAAGGGAAGTCGGTGCTGAAGGAAAATTAGGAGGGCAAGCTCAAGTCCCTGGGGTTGCAGGGACATGGAAGGACTTGACCGACAGCGTGAATTTCATGGCAGGAAGTTTAACCGCCCAGGTACGTAATATTGCGGAAGTGACAACGGCGGTGGCAAATGGTGACTTGTCGAAGAAAATTACTGTGGATGTGAAAGGCGAAATTTTAGAACTGAAGAACACCATCAACACGATGGTGGATCAGTTAAATTCCTTTGCATCGGAGGTCACCAGGGTTGCGCGAGAAGTTGGTACGGAAGGGAAACTGGGGGTACAAGCAGAAGTCCAAGGGGTTGCGGGAACTTGGAAGGATTTGACGGATAGCGTCAACATGATGGCTGGAAATTTAACGGGGCAAGTCCGTAATATCGCGGAGGTGGCAACTGCGATCGCAAACGGGGACTTGTCGAAGAAAATTACTGTAGATGTTAAAGGGGAGATTTTTGAACTGAAAAACACCATCAACATTATGGTGGATCAGTTAAGTTCCTTTGCATCGGAGGTCACCAGGGTGGCTCGTGAAGTGGGTTCGGAAGGCAAACTCGGCGTACAAGCAGATGTGAGGGGTGTTGCGGGAACCTGGAAGGACTTGACCGACAGCGTCAACTTCATGGCGGGAAGCTTAACAGCCCAAGTGCGGAACATTGCAGAAGTGACAACAGCAGTGGCAAACGGCGACCTTTCTAAGAAAATCACTGTGGATGTCAGAGGGGAAATTCTAGAGTTGAAGAATACCATCAACACAATGGTGGATCAACTCAACTCCTTTGCAGGTGAAGTCACGAGGGTCGCCCGTGAGGTGGGTGCTGAAGGAAAATTGGGCGTACAAGCTGAGGTAAAGGGCGTTGCGGGAACTTGGAAAGATTTGACCGACAGCGTCAACTTTATGGCAGGTAATTTGACAGCCCAAGTCCGTAACATTGCGGAAGTGACAACGGCAGTGGCAAACGGCGACCTGTCGAAGAAAATCACTGTGGATGTAAAAGGGGAAATTTTGGAGTTGAAGAACACCATTAACATCATGGTGGATCAACTCAGTTCCTTTGCATCGGAGGTAACAAGGGTTGCACGAGAGGTGGGTACCGAAGGTAAACTCGGCGTACAAGCGGAAGTAAAAGGAGTTGCAGGCACTTGGAAAGACCTCACGGGTGCGGTGAACATGATGGCAGGAAACCTCACCGACCAAGTGCGAAATATTGCAGAAGTGGCAACCGCGATCGCAAACGGCGACCTTTCTAAGAAAATTACAGTACAGGTCAAAGGCGAGATATTGGAACTCAAGAACACCATGAACATCATGGTGGATCAGTTAAATTCCTTTGCATCTGAGGTCACCAGGGTGGCGCGAGAAGTCGGTTCTGAAGGGAAGTTGGGCGTACAAGCAGATGTGAGGGGAGTCGCCGGAACCTGGAAGGACTTGACCGACAGCGTCAACTTTATGGCAGGAAGCTTAACAGCCCAAGTCCGGAACATCGCCGCCGTGACGACAGCCGTAGCAAACGGGGACTTATCTAAGAAAATTACCGTTGATGTCAAAGGTGAGATATTAGAACTCAAGAACACCATCAACACAATGGTGGATCAGTTAAACTCCTTTGCATCTGAGGTCACCAGGGTGGCGCGAGAGGTCGGTACGGAAGGGAAACTCGGCGTGCAAGCCCAAGTACCGGGAGTTGCAGGAACCTGGAAGGATTTGACCGATTCAGTAAACTCAATGGCTGGAAGTTTAACTTCCCAAGTGAGAAACATTGCGGAAGTCACAACAGCAGTGGCAAACGGGGACTTATCTAAGAAAATTACCGTTGATGTCAAAGGTGAAATTTTAGAACTCAAGAACACCATCAACACAATGGTGGATCAGTTAAACTCCTTTGCATCTGAGGTCACCAGGGTGGCGCGAGAGGTCGGTACGGAAGGGAAACTCGGCGTGCAAGCTTACGTGAAAGGCGTTGCGGGAACGTGGAAAGACTTAACCGACAATGTGAACTTGATGGCGGGTAACCTGACAGCCCAGGTAAGAAACATTGCGGAAGTCACCAAAGCAGTGGCAAATGGGGACTTATCGAAGAAAATTACCGTTGATGTGAGAGGTGAAATTCTCGATTTGAAGAACACCATCAACACAATGGTTGACCAGTTGAGTTCCTTTGCGTCTGAGGTCACTAGGGTAGCTCGTGAAGTGGGTACGGAAGGGAAACTCGGAGGTCAAGCACAAGTCACGGGTGTTGCGGGAACTTGGAAAGACTTGACCGATAATGTGAACTCAATGGCGGGGAACTTAACAGCACAAGTGCGAGGGATTGCTCGAGTTGTGACAGCCGTTGCGAACGGTGACTTGAAGCGCAAACTGATGTTAGATGCTAAGGGGGAAATTGAAACCCTAGCAGAAACCATCAACGAGATGATTGACACCCTAGCCACCTTTGCCAATCAGGTGACGACCGTAGCCCGTGAGGTGGGGATTGAAGGAAAATTGGGAGGTCAAGCGAAAGTCCCCGGTGCGGCTGGTACGTGGAAAGATTTGACAGATAACGTCAATGAACTGGCTGCAACTCTAACAACTCAGTTAAGAGCGATCGCAGAAGTCGCAACCGCAGTTACAAAAGGTGACTTAACACGTTCGATTTCTGTAGAAGCATTGGGTGAAGTCGCCATCTTGAAGGACAACATCAACCAGATGATTGCTAACCTGCGAGAAACAACCCAGAAGAACACCGAACAAGACTGGTTGAAGACAAACCTTGCCAAGTTCACCCGCATGCTACAGGGTCAGCGCGACTTAGAGACGGTTTCCAAGTTAATTCTCTCAGAGCTGGCACCACTGGTGGGAGCATCTCACGGCGTCTTCTATATTATGGAAAGTTTGGAAGACAATCCATTCTTAAAGCTATTAAGCAGTTATGCTTACAGAGAACGCAAGCACCTTGCCAACCGCTTCCTCCTGGGTGAAGGCTTGGTAGGACAGTGCGCTTTGGAAAAAGAACGCATTCTGCTGACAGAAATACCCTTCGACTATATTAAGATTGGTTCCGGGTTGGGAGAAGCAGCGCCGCTCAATGTTGTGGTTTTACCGGTTCTCTTTGAAGGACAAGTCACAGCCGTGATCGAACTCGCATCATTCCGACGCTTTAGTGAAATTCACCTGACTTTCTTTGACCAACTGACCGAAAGTATTGCAATTGTATTAAATACCATTGCAGCTAGTATGCGGACAGAAGAATTACTCAAGCAATCGCAGTCCCTAGCACAGGAGCTACAAGCACAGCAAAACGAACTCAGGGAAACAAACAAGCGATTGGAACAACAAGCCCTCACTCTAAAAGCTTCCGAAGAATTGCTGAAGAAACAGCAAGAAGAGTTACAACAAACCAATGCCGAACTCGAAGAAAAAGCAGAGCTGCTAGCGTTGCAGAACAAAGAAGTTGAACGGAAAAATCAAGAAATTGAATACGCACGGCGTTCTTTGGAAGAAAAAGCAGAACAACTCGCCCTTTCCTCAAAATATAAGTCCGAGTTTTTGGCAAATATGTCCCATGAATTGCGGACGCCACTCAATAGCTTGTTAATTTTGGCGAAGCTTTTATCAGATAATGTTGGGGGCAATTTAACTGATAAACAAGTCGAATACAGCCGGACAATTTTCTCCTCTGGAAATGACTTGTTAGCGTTAATCAATGACATTCTCGATTTGGCAAAAATTGAATCCGGGACTATGTCAATTGATATAGACCAAATGTTGTTTACAGAATTGCACCAACATATTGAGCGTACCTTCAGACAAATTGCTGCTGATAAAAATCTCAGTTTTTACATCGAACTGGCTGCTGACCTTCCCAGAAGCATTCATACAGACGCCAAGCGCTTGCAGCAAGTGTTAAAAAACCTACTAGCCAATGCGTTCAAGTTTACCGAACGTGGAGAAATACGCTTGCGGATGTTTGTCGCAACTCAAGGATGGACTCACGATCACGAAACTTTAAATCGCGCCCAGACTGTTATAGGCTTTGCTGTTAGCGATACGGGTATTGGCATTGCTAATGAGAAGCAAAAGATTATTTTTGAGGCATTTCAACAAGCTGATGGAACTACCAGCCGTAAATACGGTGGTACGGGATTGGGCTTGTCAATTAGCCGAGAAATTACCCGTTTGTTGGGTGGGGAAATTAAACTGGTGAGCCGCTTGGGTGAGGGAAGTACCTTTACCCTGTACTTACCCCAAGCGAGAGGATACGAGGATACGTTAATACGGCGACATGGAGAAACGATTTCTTTACCGTCTCTCCCTGGAACGAGCGGTCGCTCTCATTCCTCAGCCCAGAGCGATTCATCCCAAAATTCCCCAACCCCATCTCCGACAGTCCAACCCTCATCTCCTACAACCGCACAGCCACTATCTGCCAATTCTTCTGCCCCTTGGGAACTTCCACACATCCCCACTCCTACGTCTACTTTGTCCTCCAGTCTCAACTCTCATTCATTTCCACCCGCCAATTCTCCAATTGCCAATGCCCTAATTGACGACCGGGGCAATATTGAAGAGGGCGATCGCTTACTGCTGATTATTGAAGATGACTTGAATTTTGGGCGGATTCTGTTAGACTTGGCACGGCAACAAGGATTTAAGTGTATCGTGGCTTCCAACGGTAGTACGGGATTGTCTTTAGCACAGCAATTTCAGCCTGCTGCTATCATTTTGGATATCCGCTTACCGGGAATGGATGGTTGGACGGTACTCGATCGCTTAAAGCATGACCTCAAAACCCGTCATATTCCCGTACATATAATGACGGTCGAGGAAGGACGGCAACGCGGTTTGCAATTAGGTGCAATTGCTTACTTACAAAAGCCCGTCAGCAGCGAAGCGTTGCATCGTGCATTAAACAAGATAAAAGGTTTCGTCGAACGTCGAGTTAAGAGTTTGTTGGTAGTAGAAGATGATGATACTCAACGCCATAGTATTGTAGAATTGATTGGTAACAGTGATGTTGCTACAACTGCTGTTAAAACAGGCACTCAAGCCTTAGAGGCTGTACGCAACAAAAATTTTGATTGCCTTGTTCTCGATTTGGGCTTACCCGATATGACTGGGTTTGAACTCATCGAAAAAATCAAGCAACACCCCAATGGAGAAGCGCTCCCAATTATTGTTTATACAGCAAGAGAATTAACTCGGGCGGAGGAAACTCAGCTTCGGCGTTTGGCAGAGACAATTATTGTCAAAGATGTACGTTCTCCAGAACGTCTTTTGGATGAAACTGCTTTGTTCTTGCATAGAGTTCAAGCTGAATTGCCAGCACCAACGCAACAAATACTGGAAAAATTGCAAAGTTCCGATCCCGTACTTGTTACTAAAAAAGTTCTGATTATAGATGACGATGTACGCAACATTTTTGCTCTTACCAGTATGTTAGAACGCTATCAAATGCAGGTTCTTTATGCTGAAAATGGTAAAGATGGCATCGATCTTTTACAGAGGACACCAGATATTGATGTCGTGTTAATGGATGTCATGATGCCTGGAATGGATGGTTACGAAACAACTCGCTTGATTCGCCAAGACAGTAAATTTAAATCTTTACCCATTGTGGCACTCACTGCTAAAGCAATGCAGGGTGACAGAGAAAAATGCATTGAAGCTGGCGCATCAGATTACATCACCAAACCAGTCGATACCGAGCAATTGCTCTCACTCCTGCGCGTATGGTTGTATCGGTAA
- a CDS encoding CHASE3 domain-containing protein, whose translation MLQITQVVFRRRLISTIALPIILPLLLSGISIWQITRLLSAMDWVDHTDQVIAQANRTQKLLLDLETGVRGFQTTGEREFLEPYQQARSYINTAFDELTYLVSDNSLQLQRLSQLRSQYTAWFSSISQAIARKERGNVEPLSELRGRKLKMDKMRLYFNEFIATEEQLRDRRAEAVQTTTQRVILSSVVLSVSLGSFLAYYTWRYILSVSQNYESALSTAREQTESAQRSAQRLAALHTIDRAILEAESIESLIRNALIQMHKLIPYEQAFVALFNFEKGTSDILAGIILRQDLEPFNCAPLPLADFGYEPSFYQNPNSIKNLVAHQSCDSILAHLPLGGIHSCLRIPLFVKETLLGELNLAATQTNAFDDEAREIGGEVAAQLAIAIQQSLLRDQLQRYALKLEERVTERTTELQETNQELESFTYSVSHDLRSPLRTMQGFAQALQEDYGDQIDSMGQEYIQFITDGAIHMDTLISDLLAYSRLSRAQIQLQPVELNNVIEEAQKQIATQMAEKKAEITINTSLPSVIAHRSTLIQVVTNLLSNAIKFVKPGVQPKIQISAQEKQNFVELSFADNGIGIAPEYQERVFRVFERLHSTEEYPGTGIGLAIVRKGIERMGGQVVLESKVGAGSRFIITLPKSVTSDRRAV comes from the coding sequence ATGCTGCAAATTACTCAAGTCGTATTCAGGCGTAGATTAATCAGCACCATTGCCCTGCCAATTATCCTACCGTTGTTATTGTCAGGAATCTCAATATGGCAAATAACGCGTTTGCTTTCCGCTATGGACTGGGTTGACCATACCGACCAAGTGATTGCTCAAGCAAATCGCACTCAAAAACTCCTACTAGATTTAGAAACAGGAGTACGGGGTTTTCAAACTACAGGGGAACGCGAATTTTTAGAACCGTACCAGCAAGCTCGTTCTTATATCAACACTGCTTTTGATGAGTTAACGTATTTGGTTTCCGACAATTCTTTGCAACTTCAACGCTTAAGTCAACTGCGATCGCAGTATACAGCATGGTTCAGTTCTATTTCTCAAGCGATCGCTCGTAAAGAACGGGGTAATGTTGAACCTCTATCAGAACTTAGGGGTCGAAAGCTGAAAATGGACAAGATGCGGCTCTATTTTAATGAATTTATCGCAACCGAAGAGCAATTGCGCGATCGACGTGCCGAAGCAGTACAAACGACCACTCAGCGCGTCATCCTGAGCAGTGTTGTCTTATCAGTTAGTCTTGGTAGCTTCCTGGCTTACTACACTTGGAGGTACATTTTGAGTGTTTCTCAAAATTATGAGAGCGCTCTTTCAACAGCACGGGAACAAACAGAAAGTGCTCAACGCTCTGCTCAACGACTCGCTGCTTTACACACTATCGATCGAGCAATTTTAGAAGCTGAGTCAATAGAATCACTTATACGAAATGCCTTGATTCAAATGCATAAGTTAATTCCTTACGAACAGGCATTTGTTGCTCTTTTTAATTTTGAGAAAGGCACAAGCGATATTCTTGCTGGCATCATCTTACGTCAAGACTTAGAACCTTTCAATTGCGCTCCATTGCCCCTCGCTGACTTTGGTTACGAACCGAGCTTTTACCAGAATCCTAACTCTATTAAAAATTTAGTTGCCCATCAATCTTGTGATTCTATTTTAGCACACTTGCCTCTTGGGGGAATTCACAGTTGTCTTCGCATTCCCCTATTTGTTAAAGAAACATTGCTGGGGGAACTTAACCTTGCAGCAACTCAAACCAACGCTTTTGATGACGAAGCCCGAGAAATTGGGGGTGAAGTAGCAGCCCAGTTAGCTATTGCCATCCAACAATCCCTGTTACGCGACCAACTTCAACGCTATGCCTTAAAGTTAGAAGAGCGAGTGACCGAACGTACCACAGAGCTACAAGAAACCAACCAAGAACTCGAATCATTCACCTACTCAGTTTCTCACGATTTGCGATCGCCACTGCGTACAATGCAAGGTTTTGCTCAGGCATTACAAGAAGATTATGGCGACCAAATAGATTCAATGGGACAAGAATATATCCAGTTTATTACTGATGGTGCCATACATATGGACACCTTAATTTCCGATCTCCTGGCATACAGCCGCCTCAGTCGCGCCCAGATCCAACTTCAGCCTGTCGAGTTAAATAATGTTATTGAAGAAGCACAAAAACAGATCGCTACGCAAATGGCAGAAAAGAAAGCTGAAATTACAATTAATACTTCTCTCCCGTCAGTTATAGCTCATCGTTCTACACTCATTCAAGTCGTGACAAATTTACTCAGTAATGCTATCAAATTTGTAAAGCCAGGAGTACAGCCAAAAATTCAGATTTCGGCTCAAGAAAAACAAAATTTTGTAGAACTATCATTTGCAGACAACGGTATTGGTATTGCACCTGAGTATCAGGAGCGCGTTTTTCGGGTGTTTGAAAGGCTACACAGTACTGAAGAGTATCCGGGTACGGGTATTGGTTTGGCAATTGTCCGTAAAGGAATAGAGCGCATGGGCGGTCAAGTTGTTCTAGAATCAAAAGTTGGAGCAGGCAGCCGTTTCATTATAACTCTGCCTAAATCAGTAACCAGCGATCGGCGAGCGGTGTAA
- a CDS encoding NAD(P)/FAD-dependent oxidoreductase, with product MKTYDWIVVGAGIAGAALAYELVKKGYAVLLLEQQAIPQNATRYSYGGIAFWAGTTPLTKQLCAEGIALHQNLSQELDFDTEFRELDLLLTIPADTNPQEVAVSYTRFDIPPTLLSVKEACELEPLLNPNAIAGALTVKHGHIHPEKTAQAYTTAFLRAGGEMKIEQVINLYPHSLTPPPSDFLRFTEVQTTTETYYSANTVVCAGGLSRQLFQASNVSIKLYFTHAEMLETPPIDSIQLRTLVMPANFNRFQLETESSKNDSVWTQPDSEVVPPILDTGAIQFKDGSFRFGQISRALTNPFAQIDSTESEATIRQGLKEILPILGDLPGTWHRCLVSFSHDALPVVGRISGHEGIYAFSGFSNPLAIVPTLARRFANWVSGEKDEIILKLCPQRL from the coding sequence ATGAAAACTTACGATTGGATTGTTGTTGGTGCTGGTATTGCGGGTGCTGCACTTGCTTATGAACTTGTTAAAAAGGGCTACGCAGTGCTGTTGTTGGAACAACAGGCAATTCCACAAAATGCAACAAGGTATAGTTATGGTGGAATCGCTTTTTGGGCTGGTACAACTCCTCTAACCAAACAATTATGTGCTGAAGGTATTGCACTCCATCAAAATCTATCACAAGAATTAGACTTTGATACTGAATTTCGAGAATTAGATTTACTTTTAACAATTCCTGCTGACACCAATCCACAAGAGGTTGCAGTATCTTACACTCGGTTTGACATTCCTCCAACGTTACTCAGCGTTAAAGAAGCTTGTGAATTAGAACCTTTATTGAACCCAAATGCGATCGCAGGTGCTTTAACTGTCAAACACGGTCACATTCACCCAGAAAAAACAGCCCAAGCTTACACAACAGCTTTTTTGCGTGCTGGGGGTGAAATGAAGATCGAACAAGTTATAAACCTCTACCCCCATTCGCTAACTCCCCCACCCTCTGATTTCTTAAGATTTACGGAAGTACAGACCACTACAGAAACGTACTATAGTGCTAACACTGTTGTTTGTGCGGGTGGTCTCAGCCGACAATTATTTCAGGCATCTAACGTTTCCATTAAGCTGTATTTCACTCATGCGGAAATGCTTGAAACTCCACCTATTGATAGTATCCAACTGCGGACTTTAGTTATGCCCGCAAATTTCAACCGATTTCAGTTGGAGACTGAATCTTCTAAAAATGATAGTGTGTGGACACAACCCGATTCTGAAGTTGTACCGCCTATTCTCGATACAGGGGCTATTCAATTTAAAGATGGGAGCTTCCGATTTGGTCAGATCAGTCGCGCATTAACAAACCCCTTCGCTCAGATTGATTCGACAGAAAGCGAAGCAACGATACGACAGGGGTTGAAAGAAATATTGCCAATTTTGGGGGACTTACCAGGAACTTGGCATCGCTGTTTGGTGTCATTCAGTCATGATGCACTTCCTGTAGTCGGTCGTATTTCAGGGCACGAAGGGATTTACGCTTTTTCTGGCTTCAGCAATCCCCTCGCGATCGTACCGACTTTAGCTCGGCGTTTTGCTAATTGGGTATCTGGAGAAAAAGACGAAATCATTCTTAAATTGTGTCCCCAACGCTTGTAA